One Pseudobutyrivibrio xylanivorans genomic window, CACTGGCTCCAAATGAGAAGGAATCAGCTACATATTTGTAAACACCAACCACATAATAGGTGTAGTATTCATTGCCCTGAGTGATTTCTATTTCGTGGCCAAGGGCCTTATCAAAGTCACCCTTATATAGACGCTCAACCATTTTATCAGAAACCATGCAGACCTTCTTACCTTCGATATAATCCTGATTTAAGAATTCACGACCTGCAAGGACTTCCTTGTTGTTAAATTCCATGTAGGACTTGTTATAGCCTATAATTTGCACGTTAGCGCTCTTGCTTCCCTCTGTAACCTTGGCTGTAGGAGCTCCATATCCTGAATTGCCAACACCCTCGCTGAGCAGGATATATTTAATATCGTCGCTATACTCTTCCTTAAAGGCTTTCAGCATATCCTTTGTAATGAGATCCTCATCTGTCATATCACGGATGTAACCACTACCATAAGACATACCAGAATCGTCTGTCTCCTCATCCTGTGATTTCTGCATGACACCCATCTGAAGATTGTTGGCGCCCATATCCTGCATTGTAGAATTTACAATTAAGGTAATTGAATTACCAACTGTCATTATCGCAATTACGGATGCGATACCGATAATAATTCCAAGCATTGTCAGCAGGGAACGCATTATGTTTGCTTTTAGTCCTGCCAATGCTACCAGGACATTCTCTGTAAATAACATTTATCTGCCCCCCTTTGATTCACCAATGATATGACCGTCCTTCAGGGTGATGATTCGCTGTGTCTCACTTGAAAGCTCTGGAGAGTGGGTAATCAAAATAATAGTCTTGCCCTGTTCCTCGTGAAGCCTGTGGAAAATATCCATGATAAGACGACCTGTTGCAGAATCAAGAGCACCTGTAGGCTCATCTGCCAGAATGATTGCAGGGTCATTTGCCATGGCTCTTGCTATTGCCACACGCTGCTTCTGACCACCTGAAAGCTCGTCAGGCTTATGCATCATTCTATCGCTCATCTCCACCTGCTCAAGTAGCATCTTCGCGCGCTCAGTTCGCTCACCTCGCCCCATTCCTGCATACATCATAGGAAGTTCAACATTTTTAAGAGCACTTGTCCTTGCAATAAGGTTGTAGGTCTGAAAAACGAAACCTATTTTTCTGTTTCTAAGCTCTGAAAGCTCAGCATCCTTCGCTTTCTCAATATCTATACCATCAAGAGTGTATTCTCCAGATGTAGGGCGGTCCAAGGCACCGATAATATTCATCAATGTGGATTTACCTGAACCCGACTGTCCAACAATTGAGACAAATTCGCCTTCGTTGACCGAAAAATTCAGTCCGTGAAGCACCTCAAATTCGTTAGGTGTTCCAATGAAAAAGCTTTTATGTATATCACGAAGGTCCAGCATCATTTTGTCTGACATAAAAACCTCCTAATCGAAATATACATAATCCATCAAATCAGTACTTGGGCCGTCTGCCATAATTTCCTCAACAGTTGTGCCCTTTTCAAGTCCATTACCCTTGATTTCAACATAATAGTCACTCTCAAGTCCCTTTGTAACTGGAACATTTTTCTTGTTGCCATCCTTATCGATAGTTGTAACAAAGAGGCTGTCATCATCTTCAGATTTCTGAATACAATCGTATGGAACACAAAGAACATTCTTAACTGAATCCATAACTACGCTGGCCTTTGCTGTCATACCAACTCGCATGCGCTCATCTGCCTTATTCATCTTAATCTTTACTTTGTAGGTAGCAACGCTTGAACCCGAAGCTGACTGTGTTGTAGAAATCATGCTTTCAGATGCAAGTGAAGCAAATGTAACCTCGCCATCAAAGGACTCATCTCCTGTTGCCTCGAACTTAACCTTTGCAGGCTGTCCCTTTTGAATATTTGCAATATCGTACTCATTAACCTCTGCTTCTACTACGAACTCACTGGTATCTGCTATGGTAAATACCACATTTCCCTGAGCATAGTTATTGCCCTCTTCAACATTCATTGTAAGGATATAACCTGAAATTGGAGCTGATACATGAGTTGCATCCTTGCTCTCGTATACATCATCCTTTGCATCAACCTGTGTGTAGTTCTGAGCATACTGCTGCTTGAGCTGTGCAAGCTCAATCTTCATCTTCGCATTATCGATTGTATCTTCCCAAGTCTCTAATTCCTTTTCTTTAGCCTCGTATTCTTCCATCGTAAAACCATAACGCTGACGAATAACCTGGTTCTGCTCCTCATATTTTTCCGACTCACCAGAATATGGATCCTTTTGACCATTTTCAAAGTGGAGTTTTACAGCTTCATAATAAGTTCTGTATTTATCAAGCCATTCTTTTCTTTCATCGATGTTCTTCTGAGTGTCATCGATAGTTTTTTGTAAATCAGCAATATTTACATTAGACTCTTTATTCTCAATGTTGTGCTGCATATTCAGCTCAGTGATTTTTCTGTCATAGTCTTGTCCGTCGAACTCAACTACTACCTCTCCAGCCTCAACGTAATCGCCAACCTCGTAGTTGACCTTCTTTACCTTGATGCCTGTAAGTGTACCGCCGATTGTAGATGTAACCTTCTTAGATTCCTTTGCTGTAAGAGTTCCAGTAACGCTGACTGACTTCTGCAAATCCATCTGCTCCACAGTTGTGGTAACAGGCTGGTTTGCCTGCTCTTCCATAAGGCTCTTAGCCTTCTGCATGCTGTAACGCACATAAATTGCAATTGCTGCAACGATTACCAAAACGATAATCAGCTTAATGTGCTTCTTCAAGAAATGTCCAATCTTACCAAAAAACTTTTTCACTGCTTCCATATAAATTTCATCCTCCATTTGCACAGCTATACAGACAATTTATTATCCATAATCCAAGCTGTAACCACATACATTACTATTATCATCACCCAACTGAATCCCATGCTAAGCACTGACTCAAGAGTGGGAAAAGCAGGTACAGATGATGTCACAATACCACCGAGTTCATCAACAAAAATAGCGATTGCCAAAAAGATAATAAAGCTCAAAAGGCCATTGTGCTTCTTGCCATTAAGAACTGATGCGCAGAGTACAATAGCAAAAAAGCCAACTGTAACAACAAATATCCAGCCTGTAGTAACATCCATCATACTTGATAAAAATGCGATGTAATCAATGCTTGGGCCATCGCTTCCCCACATAATTGTAAGCACTCTGAGTATTTCGCTAAGGTCTTCGAATCTTACTGTAAGGAACATAATATCAAGGATAGCAAGAACAGCAAAAAATAGACCTGCCAAAAGGATTGAAGCTGCGCTTTCGATAACCTTGGCTCCAAGGATTTTGAAGCTGCTGTTTGGTGTCATAAAAAGCATGTAGCCCTGTTTTGTGTTCAAATCTTTACTCAACTTGTGAATACTGTAAATACCTATTACAAAGGTTCCACAAATAGCTGTAAGTGTCAGACCCGAAATAGATATTGCTAACATATTTTCTAGCTTTCTTCCGCATCCTAGTAAAAACATTGCTTCGAAAATAGCTGTGATTACGAGAACGTATGCCATCATCTTCCAGGATTTTCTAAACTCGTACTTAATTAGTTTTCCCACCACAATTCACCTCCAACAACGCTGCTATAAACCTTCCTGTATTTGTCTGCAAGGGAAATACCCTGAGCCTGTCTCAGCTCCTCAACATCATAAATTCCAACAAGCTTTCCTGCATGAACGAAAACTGCACGATCAACAAATGATTCCATTTCTTCCACAAGGTGACTGGAAACCAAAATAATCTTGCCCTCTCCGGCATGTCTGATAATTACATTGACAACTGCATCTCTCGCAAGCAGATCGATTCCGTTAAGAGGTTCGTCCAGCATATATACCACTGCATCTCTCGCCATGGTAACCGCAACCTTTAGCTTTGCAAGCATACCTGATGAAAGCTCTCTACACTTCTGCTTAGACTCAAGCTCCATTTCACTAAGCATTTCTTTGAATCTTCCCATAGAAAAATCCTCAAAGAAATCCTGATAATACTTACCCACATCCTCAATTGTCATCCAATCATAAAAGAATGGCTCTGTAGACATGTAAGCGATTTTGCTTCTGCTAGCAACCCCCACTGGCTGCCCATCGAAGTATATGTTGCCTGATGTAGGCTTTGTAAGCGCTGCCGCCATCTTCATCCAAGTAGTTTTACCACTTCCGTTTGGGCCAAGCATTGCATATATATGTCCCGGCTCAAGCTTCATGGAAATACCGTCAACCGCAGTTTTTCCACGATATTTTTTTGTAACATCAATGCTTTCTAACATTTTCAAATCCTTTCTCCATTTTTCCTTATTCAGTTTTGTTAATCATATCGATTGCCTCTTCCTTTGAAATTCCAAGCTCAAAAATATGCTTAAGGAAATCGTTCAGGCAACTTTGGGCCATCTCATGTCTGCAGGACTGAATCCTTTCAGCATCCTCTGTGACAAATGTGCCCATCCCTCTTTTGGTGTAGCAAACTCCCTCTCGCTCCAGCTCCTGGTATACTCTGGCAGCAGTGTTTGGGTTGATAGTGTACTTTACCGCCAAGTCCCTGCTGGAAGGAAGCTTCTCACCACACTTGATTCGCTCATTTATTATGTCAAGCTTGATTGCAGTGATTACTTGCATATAAATGGGTGTTTTTGAATCATACTGCATAGTCTATACTCCTCATGTGTACCGCTGTATTTGTGTACTATGCATATAGTACACTATTGCAATATGTATGTCAACCACCCAAACGTAAAAAACCCTCGTTACGCCTACAAGCCATGGGTAACTACGCTCAACTACATGTTTCGCTTCAGTTACCCATAAGCTTGATGGCTACGAGGGGTTCGCTGGTTCGCTATGCACTGTGTACTATTCAGTTACACGAGCTCTGCGAGCTCGTTGATGATGTCGCCCATCTTAGCGAGGGCGGCTTCGATAGGTGCAGGTGTAGTAAGGTCTACGCCTGCGATTTTGAGAAGCTCTACTGGCGCATCGGTGCATCCAGATGATAAGAACTTCTTGTAGCGAGCAACAGCTGGCTCACCTTCCTTTAAGATCATGTCTGCAATTGCTACTGCTGCACAGAAGCTTGTTGCATACTGATATACATAGAAATTGTAGTAGAAGTGAGGAATACGTGCCCACTCGTAAGCAATTTCATCGTCAGAAATCATATCTGGTCCGTAGTACTTTTCGTTGATTTCCTTATAGAGCTTGCAAAGATTCTCTGAGTTAAGGTTCTCACCAGCCTCTACCATCTCGTTTGTTGTCTTCTCGAACTCAGCAAACTGTGTCTGACGGAATACTGTGCCCTTGAAGCTATCAAGGTAGTGGTTGAGAAGATATGCCTTCTCCTTCTTATCGGTACAGTTCTTGAGAAGGTATTCTAATAGAAGAATCTCATTACAAGTAGATGCTACCTCTGCAACGAAAATCTTGTACTGGCTGTAGATGTATGGCTGTGTCTTGTTAGAGAAATAGCTGTGCATTGAGTGACCCATCTCATGAGCTGTAGTGAACATATCATCAAGTGTGTCTGTATAGTTCAAAAGCATATATGGATGTGTACCATATGCGCCTGCTGAGTATGCGCCGCCGCGCTTACCCTTATTCTCATAAACATCAATCCAACGATTCTCAAATCCTTCTTTAAGAAGCGCAACATAATCATCACCAAGAACAGCAAGAGCTTCGCAGATTGTCTTCTGTGCCTCTTCGTACTTAACAGGCTTTGCAACATCAGCAATCATTGGTGTGTAAATATCATACATATGAAGCTCATCCACACCGAGGCACTTCTTACGAAGTGAAACGTATGCATGGAGCTTATCTAAATTTGCATTTACTGTCTTAACAAGATTGTCATAAACCTGTGGTGATACATTGTTTGCATCAACAGCTGCCTCAAGGTTTGATTCGTATTTGCGAACTCTTGCATTGAAGATGTGCTGCTTAACCTCTCCATTGTAAATAGCAGCCATTGTATTTAAGTACTTCTTGTACTCACCGTAATAGTTCTCAAATGCATCCTTTCGAACACGTCTGTCAGCAGACATAAGCATTGGGACGAAACGACCATCTGTAAGAACAACCTCTTCATTATTCTCATCCTTGATTGCAGGGAATGTCATATCAACATTCTTAAATGCACTGTAAACTTCTGATGGAGTGTTGCCCATTTCCTGAGTCATGGCAACAACCTTCTCCATCTCAGCTGAAAGAGTGTGATCCTTCAATCTTTGGA contains:
- a CDS encoding ABC transporter permease, with protein sequence MLFTENVLVALAGLKANIMRSLLTMLGIIIGIASVIAIMTVGNSITLIVNSTMQDMGANNLQMGVMQKSQDEETDDSGMSYGSGYIRDMTDEDLITKDMLKAFKEEYSDDIKYILLSEGVGNSGYGAPTAKVTEGSKSANVQIIGYNKSYMEFNNKEVLAGREFLNQDYIEGKKVCMVSDKMVERLYKGDFDKALGHEIEITQGNEYYTYYVVGVYKYVADSFSFGASDNPTTEVMIPLEAARIENHTQNKGYNFLMLVTSVNTDNNEFATTVRDYFNSHYYARNDAYEIAVISMASMMDQMNTMIGMIQLALSVIAGISLVVGGIGVMNIMLVSITERTKEIGTRKALGAKNSSIRLQFITESVVICVIGGIIGICFGIALGMVAVKLMGYEAVISASSIVIAVGFSMAIGIFFGYYPANKAAKLNPIDALRYE
- a CDS encoding ABC transporter ATP-binding protein, whose protein sequence is MSDKMMLDLRDIHKSFFIGTPNEFEVLHGLNFSVNEGEFVSIVGQSGSGKSTLMNIIGALDRPTSGEYTLDGIDIEKAKDAELSELRNRKIGFVFQTYNLIARTSALKNVELPMMYAGMGRGERTERAKMLLEQVEMSDRMMHKPDELSGGQKQRVAIARAMANDPAIILADEPTGALDSATGRLIMDIFHRLHEEQGKTIILITHSPELSSETQRIITLKDGHIIGESKGGR
- a CDS encoding efflux RND transporter periplasmic adaptor subunit, which gives rise to MEAVKKFFGKIGHFLKKHIKLIIVLVIVAAIAIYVRYSMQKAKSLMEEQANQPVTTTVEQMDLQKSVSVTGTLTAKESKKVTSTIGGTLTGIKVKKVNYEVGDYVEAGEVVVEFDGQDYDRKITELNMQHNIENKESNVNIADLQKTIDDTQKNIDERKEWLDKYRTYYEAVKLHFENGQKDPYSGESEKYEEQNQVIRQRYGFTMEEYEAKEKELETWEDTIDNAKMKIELAQLKQQYAQNYTQVDAKDDVYESKDATHVSAPISGYILTMNVEEGNNYAQGNVVFTIADTSEFVVEAEVNEYDIANIQKGQPAKVKFEATGDESFDGEVTFASLASESMISTTQSASGSSVATYKVKIKMNKADERMRVGMTAKASVVMDSVKNVLCVPYDCIQKSEDDDSLFVTTIDKDGNKKNVPVTKGLESDYYVEIKGNGLEKGTTVEEIMADGPSTDLMDYVYFD
- a CDS encoding ABC transporter ATP-binding protein, with the translated sequence MLESIDVTKKYRGKTAVDGISMKLEPGHIYAMLGPNGSGKTTWMKMAAALTKPTSGNIYFDGQPVGVASRSKIAYMSTEPFFYDWMTIEDVGKYYQDFFEDFSMGRFKEMLSEMELESKQKCRELSSGMLAKLKVAVTMARDAVVYMLDEPLNGIDLLARDAVVNVIIRHAGEGKIILVSSHLVEEMESFVDRAVFVHAGKLVGIYDVEELRQAQGISLADKYRKVYSSVVGGELWWEN
- a CDS encoding GntR family transcriptional regulator codes for the protein MQYDSKTPIYMQVITAIKLDIINERIKCGEKLPSSRDLAVKYTINPNTAARVYQELEREGVCYTKRGMGTFVTEDAERIQSCRHEMAQSCLNDFLKHIFELGISKEEAIDMINKTE
- the pepF gene encoding oligoendopeptidase F, with amino-acid sequence MAKELISRDQVRVEDTWDLTDMYEDKAAWEAELKFIEEKLQEIAKFEGKVCDSASNLLTVLDIDAILGEKFDLAFNYAERLFDQDQGNTEHQAMSQRMFGLYAKIGATLSFVSPEVLACPSEKIEGFFKEESKLELYRIEIKEIQRLKDHTLSAEMEKVVAMTQEMGNTPSEVYSAFKNVDMTFPAIKDENNEEVVLTDGRFVPMLMSADRRVRKDAFENYYGEYKKYLNTMAAIYNGEVKQHIFNARVRKYESNLEAAVDANNVSPQVYDNLVKTVNANLDKLHAYVSLRKKCLGVDELHMYDIYTPMIADVAKPVKYEEAQKTICEALAVLGDDYVALLKEGFENRWIDVYENKGKRGGAYSAGAYGTHPYMLLNYTDTLDDMFTTAHEMGHSMHSYFSNKTQPYIYSQYKIFVAEVASTCNEILLLEYLLKNCTDKKEKAYLLNHYLDSFKGTVFRQTQFAEFEKTTNEMVEAGENLNSENLCKLYKEINEKYYGPDMISDDEIAYEWARIPHFYYNFYVYQYATSFCAAVAIADMILKEGEPAVARYKKFLSSGCTDAPVELLKIAGVDLTTPAPIEAALAKMGDIINELAELV